The DNA sequence aggctgccaagcccccggtgcGTGTGGGGGGGTGagatctcctctccccctccacaGATCCCATTGCCTGGCACCACTAGGAGCAGCAGTGGGAGAattatttgtttcttaaagcagTCTTGTTTGCTTACCAGAAGTAACtttgtggggaggtatttgtgaatttcctgcattgtgctggaggttggactagatgaccctggaggtcccttccaactctatgattctgtgaagtaAAGCgtatctctaggaattgctggaaacctTTTTGGTTTTACCATAATGTTTCTGGCAATTATTAGAGCTGTCCTTTGTAGCTCTGAGATTTGCTGGAAATGCTtttgttttaccatagagtttttggtgatTTGTAGAGCTACCCCTTGTCACTTTCGGCAAGTACATAaggtcatagagttggaaggggccatacaggtcatcgcttgaagactgccagagaaggggagctccccacctgcctcggtagctgattccactgctgaacaactctgactgtcaaaaggtttttcctaatatccagaccagtggtggccaaactgtggcttgggagccagatgtggctctttcacatataatgtgtgactcttgaagcccccaccgccctgttggccagcttggagaaggcatttatctctttaaatctcttctcccagccagcgacttggagaatgcatttaaagttaaagttgctttctttccacctctttctctctctctctctctttccttccttgtggttctcaaacatctgatattcatgtcttttagctctcaaacacctgatggtTATTCCCcttggctcttgcgttaagcaagtttgatccagacagtaccttcccacccttaatgtAGATCTGTTATTGCGagccctctcctctgctgccaacaggaacagttccTTTCTTCCTCCAAGTGATAGCCCAGCTCTTCAGATACTAAAGGAGagctatcatgtctcccctcaacctcctcttccaGACTGACATTCCCagatccctcagcctttcctcctagggcttggtctccaggccctctGATCATtctcgtcactctcctctgcacccactgctgtctgtccacatcctttttgaagcgaGGCCTCCAAAACTGCCAGGTGCAGCCTGATCAATGCAGTGTCCAgtaggactatgacatcttgcagtttggatgttatgcctctttTGATGCACCCCAAGATTGCAATagccttttttgctgctgcatcacactgactgctcatatttgacTTGCAGTCTCCAAGAActtgttcacacacacatacatatgagGCTGTGTGGTTTTTTGAAACATTCTCCCATGACCTTTCTGCTGGTTGTCAGGCACTGTTTGGAAGACATTTGGCCTGGGAAGTGGGATTTTACATGAGACTGGGAAACCTGAGTAGCCTACTGGGGGGGTCATGTCTGAAACTGTAAGGCAGCGACACATAAAATCATACTCAGCTCAGGACCCGGATTGTGTTGGGAAGGCCCCCCCCCTGCAAATGGAGCCATCGTGACCTGAAAATGGCCGCCTCTCTTTCGTCAAGTGGTCTGCTCCAGCCCCTCTCGTTTGTGTTCCTCTTGGTAGCTGGAGCTGAGTGACAATCGCATCTATGGTGGCTTGGAAGTCCTGGCAGAGAAGACCCCCAACCTGACGCATTTGAATCTGAGCGGGAACAAAATCAAGGACATTAACACATTGGAACCACTGGTGAGTAGAAGGGAGAGGAGAAGCGCATATGAAAGGGAAGCTGGGTCAAGTAAGCTAAgtaatcagactctcagtccaaaATGCTGGAAACTTTGCGGTTCTCATTTTTTTCCCTCATGTTTCATTGGTGTTGCGTCGGAAaaggaaaacaattccatacttTTTGCAACCAAGTCTGAGGAGATGGGATTTGTATATCTAGCCATTTTAAGTTTTAGCTATAGAAAGTTAAGTTGAAATAACATCTATTTTCCGTACTTCCTCTTTTGATTTATTCCATTGGTTTGGTAAAATTGCTTCTGGCTTAAAGGGAATGTTTATTTGTAACATGAGGTTAATTTCTGAAACTATTTTAAACCAAAATTTTCATAAAAATGGGCAAAACCACCAGCAGTGTAGATAGTTTGCCATTTGGCCACAACGTTTTGAACAATATTTCGAATTAGAAAAAATTATTCTATATAAAGTAATAGATGGTAAATACCATCTTGATAATAGTTTTCAAGTTTGGAAATGTATAGCAAATATTTTGGATATCAAAGTCAAAATTTGTTTTGATGGTTTAAAAGTTAAATTAAAGAAAAGCATTGACCGTACGTATAATTTTATTGGGGGAAGGGAGCCAAGGGAAGAGAAGGGTTGATAAAATTAAGCCTTCCAGCATCCATATGAGGTAGACCAGTGTTATCCCCTCACCTGTAGATGAGGAAGGTTGAAGTGAAGCAGTCTATTGCAAATTGATACAGGTGGGTCAAGATTTGAATTTGGGCCTtccaagggcttttttgtagcaggaactcttttgcatattaggccacacactcctgagtagccaatccccctagagcttacagtaggccctgtaagaagagccctgtaagctcttggaggattggctacatcaagggtgtgtggcctagtttctgctacaaaaaaagccctgagccttcCTGGTTTGTTGAAGCGTGCAGGCGGGTTTAGTTTGTGAAGCGAAGGGGCGGCATGGTTGACTGTTCTTGGCTTCTCACAGAAAAAATTGCCACACCTACGGAGTTTGGACCTCTTCAATTGTGAGGTGACGATGCTGATCAACTACCGGGAGAGCGTCTTTGAGCTGTTGCCTCAGCTGACCTACTTGGACGGCTTTGACGCCAGCGACAAGGAGGCCCCAGATTCGGATCCGGAAGCAGACGGTCTGGATGACGAATATGAGGAGAATGGAGATggtaaggggaggggagggaagcacCTTCTTTGTCATCCGTATCCTCACTGCTACCAAATGGCGCGATGGGGGACAGATGGACCGCTTGTTAGACTGTTACCATCTCAGAGCATGAACTCATGGTACTGTGGAAATGACCAGTCCAGTAGAGGGTGACTTGCTCAAGCGCACTCATTGCATCTACGAAGTTCTAGTCCGGCATACTAATGGCTATTCCACTCGTGTgcttattaaataaaataaattaaccagtttggtgtagtggttaagagtggtagaccctctaatctggagaacagggtttgatccccactcctcctcctcctccacatacagcccgctgagtgaccttgggccagtcacagtttctctcagagctgttctttcaagagcagttctctcagaggtctctcatcccatctacctcacaggatgtctgttatggagagagtaagggaaggagactgtaagctgctctgagactctgaatgaagggtgggctataaatccaattcttctttttcctcctcttttttcttcctccGTAGTCTTCTTTGACCAAAGCTTAGCAATAGTGCAGTCCTTGTCTAAATGTCCCTTGAGTCTTGGGCTTCAGTCCCAATTTCTgcatctccaccccccccccccccaaataaaaacacTAACCCATGAAGTATGGAGGACAGAGAAGCATATCTAAACACTTGCCCTGGGATGCAACTCTCTCATCCTTCTGTTCGACATTGCCTTCAACTTCCCTCACAGAAGGTTGGCCAACATTCTATTGTTGATACAGTTCCCGTGAGCAAAAATACTTTTTATTCAAATGACTTAgcttttctttcctcttttccacATTTTAGAAAGCGAGGACGACGAAGAAGAGTTTGAGGAAGAACTGGATGACGAGTTCGTGGATGATGAAGAGGACGAGGACGATCTCgatggggaagaggaagaagatggagTAGAAGATGAGGTGAGAGGCAGAGGGCTCTCCCCCTTCCTTGTGCAATTTGCCTCCCCGGTGCTTGGTGATATTGTCTTCAGAGCACTGCTCTAGTGGACTCTCCTTCCATGGGAAAAACCTGGCCCTGTTGAAAGTTCCACATCTTGAAGGTTTTACCTCAGCGGTGGTCAAATGTGCCtaacgtaagagctacataggataaacatgagatgtttgagagccagaaggcaggaaggaaggcagagaaataaatggggggagtgaggaggaagagagaggtggaaggagagtaactttaacgttaaatgcattctccaagcctctggctgacttggcttggttaagtgatttaaagagagaaataccttcttcaagctggctgacagggtggtggggccttcaatatgtgtgaaagagccacttgcggctcccaagccacagtttggccacccctgttttagctgTTCTAACTCTCACAATTGTGAGGGCTCATAAATTGCTTTGCCCCGATGTCagtttttaaaagtaaataaaacCCTCTACAAATTAGTTTTCATTAAATTTCAAAAAAGCGAAAAATGATTAATTCCCAAATCCTTTCGCGTATTCTAATGTTTTATGGTTATATTTATTTTGGTTTTACTTATTTGCGACCtctaattttctttttaactGCTCTGAGCCCACCTATTGGGAAGGGCAGgcaaaaattaaataaatgagtaaataaactaataaaaatgattaaaatgtaCCATGGTCTTCCTCCAGCCAGCTCATGGAGCCATACGTGGGTCTCCCCTGGAGACAGCTTGATGTGGGCTAGTTTGAGAGGGGGAATGGTTGGCCTAGGGAATCAGGACTTGAACCCAGAACACAACCGTCTTTGTCTAGCCCCTGCACTGCATTGCCAGTTTTTGTTTCTCAAGAGCAGCGTTCTAATTCGAACCTCACTTCCGGCACCATTTTTGTAAGACTTCCTAACCTCCCGATCTATTTAAGCTGTGTCAGTTCAAGAACCATTGGCAGAAGCCAGAATGCTTCCACTTTTGC is a window from the Heteronotia binoei isolate CCM8104 ecotype False Entrance Well chromosome 2, APGP_CSIRO_Hbin_v1, whole genome shotgun sequence genome containing:
- the LOC132567054 gene encoding acidic leucine-rich nuclear phosphoprotein 32 family member B-like; translated protein: MEMENRLTLELRNKKPGEVKELVLDNCRSDDGKIRGLSSDFENLEFLSMINVNLLSVSNLPKLSKLRKLELSDNRIYGGLEVLAEKTPNLTHLNLSGNKIKDINTLEPLKKLPHLRSLDLFNCEVTMLINYRESVFELLPQLTYLDGFDASDKEAPDSDPEADGLDDEYEENGDESEDDEEEFEEELDDEFVDDEEDEDDLDGEEEEDGVEDEEEEDEEGAEDEDEEEGEEDVPQGEKRKRELEDEGEEVPADEEDEDDD